In Caldicellulosiruptor morganii, the following proteins share a genomic window:
- a CDS encoding YaaR family protein produces the protein MRIEDVKRNSITNVTFFQDPKKVEKKQENFSVYIKQLERQQIVERIKELIEKIDSLGKSLAQKMDLLTLKEYKKYIRELLSYTVFSSHEYFKESLFGKKGRHKVFGIVKKIDEKMDLLTQEIIKKEADNIKVLSYVDEIKGLLIDLFT, from the coding sequence ATGAGGATAGAAGATGTAAAAAGAAATAGTATTACCAATGTAACATTTTTTCAGGACCCGAAAAAGGTTGAAAAAAAGCAGGAGAATTTTTCGGTGTATATCAAGCAGCTTGAGAGGCAGCAGATAGTCGAGAGGATAAAAGAGCTCATAGAAAAGATAGACTCTTTAGGCAAATCTCTTGCCCAGAAGATGGATTTGCTTACTTTGAAAGAGTATAAGAAGTATATTCGAGAGCTTTTGTCGTATACCGTTTTCTCTTCACATGAATATTTTAAAGAAAGTCTTTTTGGCAAAAAAGGCAGGCATAAGGTGTTTGGGATTGTAAAGAAAATAGATGAAAAAATGGACCTGCTGACTCAGGAGATTATTAAAAAAGAAGCTGATAATATAAAAGTTCTGTCATACGTAGATGAAATAAAGGGGCTTTTGATAGACTTATTCACATAG
- a CDS encoding DUF362 domain-containing protein: MAYYITDDCISCGACESECPVQCISPGEGKYVINEEECISCGACANVCPVDAPKPRD, encoded by the coding sequence ATGGCATATTACATCACAGATGATTGTATTTCCTGCGGCGCATGCGAAAGCGAATGCCCGGTTCAGTGCATTTCACCTGGCGAGGGCAAGTATGTAATCAATGAAGAAGAGTGCATTTCATGTGGTGCATGCGCAAATGTATGCCCAGTTGATGCTCCAAAGCCAAGAGATTAA
- the tmk gene encoding dTMP kinase — MMRGKFIVFEGNDGSGKTTQLLKVEKYLKQKGYRVITTREPGGTEIGYRIRKLLLDPVCKMDGLTEALLLAADRNEHVKNVLIPALEEGYVVICDRYILSSVVYQGIARGVGIENILRLNSIFEEKLKPDLYIVLTARPEIAIKRLKMAGKTDRIDIEDIDFHTKVYNGFKEVVQRFERCVNIEAEGTVDEVFEGVCSVVDELLKAEQ; from the coding sequence TTGATGAGAGGTAAGTTTATTGTATTTGAAGGCAATGACGGCTCTGGCAAGACCACTCAGCTTTTGAAGGTGGAAAAGTATTTAAAACAAAAGGGCTACAGGGTTATTACAACCAGAGAACCCGGTGGGACAGAGATAGGATACAGAATAAGAAAGCTTCTTTTGGACCCTGTGTGCAAAATGGATGGGCTTACTGAAGCTTTGCTTCTTGCAGCCGACAGGAATGAGCATGTAAAAAATGTTCTGATTCCTGCTCTTGAAGAAGGATATGTTGTAATTTGTGACAGATATATTTTGAGCAGTGTGGTGTATCAGGGCATTGCACGGGGAGTTGGCATTGAGAATATCTTAAGGCTCAATTCTATCTTTGAAGAAAAGCTAAAACCTGATTTGTATATTGTCCTGACCGCAAGACCTGAGATTGCAATAAAGAGGCTTAAAATGGCCGGCAAAACTGACAGAATTGATATTGAAGATATAGACTTTCATACAAAAGTTTACAATGGTTTCAAAGAGGTTGTTCAGAGGTTTGAAAGGTGTGTGAACATTGAGGCAGAAGGCACAGTTGATGAGGTGTTTGAAGGGGTGTGCAGTGTGGTAGATGAGCTTTTAAAAGCAGAACAATAA
- a CDS encoding cyclic-di-AMP receptor yields MKLIVAIIQNEDVGRLLDSLQKEGIMATKLSTSGGFLRSGNTTLLIGVEDDRVGEVIDLISQKCKTRKQLVSSPVTNNPSVGAYIPYPIEITIGGATVFVINIERFEKV; encoded by the coding sequence ATGAAGCTGATTGTTGCTATAATTCAGAACGAGGATGTGGGAAGACTTTTGGACAGTCTTCAGAAGGAAGGTATAATGGCGACAAAACTTTCAACTTCGGGTGGTTTTTTGCGCTCCGGGAATACAACTCTTTTGATTGGTGTTGAGGATGACAGGGTGGGAGAGGTGATTGATTTAATATCTCAAAAATGCAAAACGAGAAAGCAGCTTGTATCCTCGCCTGTTACAAATAATCCTTCGGTGGGTGCATACATCCCGTATCCGATAGAGATTACAATTGGCGGTGCAACCGTTTTTGTCATCAATATTGAGAGATTTGAGAAGGTTTAG
- the ilvC gene encoding ketol-acid reductoisomerase — MARIFYDSDCNLDLLKDKTVAVIGFGSQGHAHALNLKDSGINVVVGLYHGSKSWARAESHGLKVMTADEATKVADVIMILVNDEKQPRLFKESIEPNLKEGKAIAFAHGFNIHFGQIVPPPYVDVIMIAPKGPGHTVRSQYEEGKGVPALVAVHQDYTGKALDIALAYAKGIGASRAGIIQTTFKEETETDLFGEQAVLCGGLTELIKAGFDTLVEAGYQPEIAYFECLHEMKLIVDLIWQGGLSLMRYSISDTAEYGDYMTGKRIITEETRKEMKKVLEEIQNGTFAKKWILENMAGRPEFNAIRRREQNLLIEQIGKELRKMMPWIKPIKE; from the coding sequence ATGGCAAGAATATTTTATGACAGTGATTGCAATTTGGATTTGCTCAAAGATAAGACAGTTGCTGTAATTGGCTTTGGCAGCCAGGGTCATGCACATGCGCTAAATCTTAAAGATTCTGGTATAAATGTTGTTGTTGGGCTTTATCATGGCAGCAAATCGTGGGCAAGGGCAGAAAGCCACGGACTTAAAGTTATGACAGCCGATGAGGCAACAAAGGTTGCAGATGTCATCATGATTCTTGTAAACGACGAAAAACAGCCAAGACTATTTAAAGAGAGTATAGAGCCAAACCTGAAAGAAGGAAAAGCTATTGCATTTGCGCACGGGTTCAACATCCATTTCGGGCAGATTGTCCCGCCACCGTATGTTGATGTTATAATGATAGCACCAAAAGGTCCGGGGCATACAGTAAGAAGCCAGTATGAAGAGGGTAAAGGCGTTCCGGCTCTGGTTGCTGTGCATCAGGATTACACAGGAAAGGCTCTGGATATTGCACTGGCTTACGCAAAGGGCATTGGTGCATCAAGGGCTGGGATAATCCAAACAACTTTCAAAGAAGAGACAGAGACAGACCTGTTTGGTGAGCAGGCTGTTCTGTGTGGAGGGCTTACAGAGCTTATCAAAGCAGGGTTTGACACTCTGGTTGAGGCAGGGTATCAGCCTGAGATTGCATATTTTGAATGTTTGCATGAGATGAAGCTGATAGTTGATTTGATCTGGCAGGGCGGACTTTCGCTCATGCGCTATTCAATCTCAGACACAGCAGAGTACGGCGATTACATGACAGGCAAGAGAATTATAACAGAAGAGACAAGAAAAGAGATGAAGAAAGTACTGGAAGAGATTCAAAACGGAACATTTGCAAAGAAGTGGATTTTAGAGAACATGGCAGGAAGGCCGGAGTTTAACGCAATCAGAAGAAGAGAGCAGAATTTACTTATTGAACAGATTGGGAAAGAGCTCAGAAAAATGATGCCTTGGATAAAGCCAATCAAAGAATAA
- a CDS encoding 2-isopropylmalate synthase: MSRRIIRIFDTTLRDGEQTPGVSLNVNEKLEIAKQLERLKVDVIEAGFAIASPGDFEAIKTISENIKDAVVVSLARAVEKDIDRAYEALKNAQAPRIHTFIATSDIHMKYKLKMTEDEVLERAVAMVKYAKKYVSDVEFSCEDATRSRIEFLIKVFDAVIKAGATVINIPDTVGYTTPEEMKRIIRALKENIPDIDRVQISVHCHNDLGLAVANSLAAVEEGVHQVECTINGLGERAGNAALEEIVMALKTRKDFYDVDVLIDTTQIYRTSKLVSSLTGVFVQPNKAIVGANAFAHESGIHQHGVLSERSTYEIIDPVSIGLPKNRMVLGKHSGRHAFEERLKELGYTDLTREEIDAAFEKFKVLADKKKIVLDRDIEALLEQKSLNIPETYELVKFQIISGNDLISTASVRVKSGEEEYEEAATGDGPVDAIFKAIDRITGLQVELDDYSIKAVTQGRDALGEVTVRIKKDGKAFLGRGLSTDILEASAKAYINAINKMLYKISEE; the protein is encoded by the coding sequence ATGAGCAGGAGAATTATAAGGATATTTGATACAACGCTCAGAGATGGTGAGCAAACACCGGGTGTTTCGCTCAATGTGAACGAAAAGCTTGAGATAGCAAAGCAGCTTGAAAGACTCAAGGTTGATGTTATAGAGGCAGGGTTTGCTATAGCCTCTCCGGGTGATTTTGAGGCTATAAAGACAATTTCTGAGAATATTAAGGATGCAGTTGTTGTGTCTCTGGCAAGGGCGGTTGAAAAGGACATCGACAGGGCGTATGAGGCGCTCAAAAACGCTCAAGCACCCAGAATTCACACATTCATTGCAACAAGCGATATTCACATGAAATATAAGCTCAAAATGACAGAGGATGAGGTTTTAGAGAGAGCAGTTGCAATGGTAAAGTATGCAAAAAAGTATGTGTCCGATGTTGAGTTTTCATGCGAGGATGCAACACGTTCAAGGATAGAGTTTTTGATAAAGGTGTTTGACGCTGTTATAAAAGCTGGTGCAACGGTCATAAACATTCCCGACACGGTGGGCTACACAACACCCGAGGAGATGAAGAGGATTATAAGAGCACTGAAGGAAAACATTCCTGACATTGACAGGGTTCAGATTTCTGTGCACTGCCACAACGACCTTGGACTTGCTGTTGCAAACTCACTTGCAGCGGTGGAGGAAGGCGTTCATCAGGTTGAGTGCACAATAAATGGGCTTGGAGAGAGGGCAGGAAATGCTGCACTTGAGGAAATTGTAATGGCGCTAAAGACCAGAAAAGATTTTTACGATGTTGATGTTTTAATTGACACAACGCAGATTTACAGAACAAGCAAGCTTGTGTCGTCTTTGACAGGTGTGTTTGTTCAGCCAAACAAGGCGATTGTCGGTGCAAATGCGTTTGCGCATGAGTCTGGAATTCACCAGCATGGCGTTCTGTCAGAGCGTTCTACTTATGAGATTATTGACCCTGTATCAATAGGGCTTCCCAAAAACAGGATGGTGCTTGGCAAGCACTCCGGGCGACATGCATTTGAAGAAAGACTCAAAGAGCTTGGATATACAGACCTTACGCGAGAAGAGATTGATGCTGCGTTTGAAAAATTCAAAGTGCTTGCTGATAAAAAGAAAATTGTGCTTGACAGGGACATAGAAGCACTGCTTGAGCAAAAATCTCTCAACATACCGGAGACATACGAGCTTGTTAAATTCCAGATCATAAGCGGAAATGATTTGATTTCAACAGCATCTGTCAGGGTAAAATCGGGTGAAGAAGAGTATGAAGAGGCAGCAACCGGTGATGGTCCTGTTGATGCAATCTTCAAGGCAATTGACAGAATCACCGGGCTTCAGGTTGAGCTTGATGATTACAGTATAAAGGCTGTCACCCAGGGCAGGGATGCTCTTGGTGAGGTAACAGTCAGGATCAAAAAAGACGGCAAGGCTTTTCTGGGGAGAGGCTTGTCCACAGATATTTTAGAGGCAAGTGCAAAGGCGTATATAAATGCTATAAACAAGATGCTGTATAAGATTTCGGAGGAGTGA
- a CDS encoding PSP1 domain-containing protein, giving the protein MAEVVGVRFKKAGKIYWFDPNGIDLKAGDDVIVETVRGIEMGKVMIEKREVPDEEIVQPLKKVVRKATEEDYQKAQENIERAAKALEICKQKVQKHGLPMKLLHAEYTFDNNKLLFYFTAEGRVDFRELVKDLAAVFRTRIELRQIGVRDDTKFRGGLGPCGREVCCSVHLCEFQPISIRMAKQQGLVLNPAKISGLCGRLMCCLTYEQEFYEEAMSRLPGLGAIVRTADGEGEVVEVNVLRERIKVRFEDEQQNVEIKEYCVGEFEIIKDSRKIQQTQIALDDDELKELLDLEE; this is encoded by the coding sequence ATGGCAGAAGTTGTTGGTGTGAGATTTAAAAAAGCAGGCAAAATATACTGGTTTGATCCAAACGGCATAGATTTAAAAGCAGGTGATGATGTTATTGTTGAGACTGTCCGTGGGATTGAAATGGGTAAGGTCATGATAGAGAAAAGAGAAGTGCCTGATGAGGAAATAGTACAGCCTCTGAAAAAGGTTGTGCGAAAGGCAACCGAAGAAGACTATCAAAAAGCTCAGGAGAACATCGAAAGAGCTGCAAAGGCACTTGAGATTTGCAAGCAGAAGGTTCAGAAGCATGGTCTTCCTATGAAACTGCTTCATGCAGAGTACACATTTGATAACAACAAGCTGCTTTTTTATTTCACAGCAGAAGGCAGGGTTGATTTCAGAGAACTTGTAAAGGACCTTGCAGCCGTTTTCAGAACAAGAATTGAGCTAAGACAGATAGGTGTGAGAGACGACACCAAGTTCAGAGGTGGTCTGGGTCCGTGCGGAAGAGAGGTTTGCTGTTCGGTGCACCTGTGTGAATTTCAGCCAATTTCAATCAGGATGGCAAAACAGCAGGGGCTTGTTTTAAATCCGGCTAAGATTTCCGGGCTCTGTGGAAGGCTTATGTGCTGTCTTACGTATGAGCAGGAATTCTATGAAGAGGCAATGTCAAGGCTTCCTGGGCTTGGGGCAATTGTCAGGACTGCCGATGGCGAGGGCGAGGTTGTAGAAGTAAATGTCTTAAGAGAAAGGATTAAGGTCAGGTTTGAGGATGAACAGCAGAATGTTGAGATAAAAGAGTACTGTGTGGGCGAGTTTGAGATTATAAAAGACTCCAGAAAAATTCAACAAACGCAAATTGCACTTGACGATGATGAACTCAAAGAGCTTCTGGATTTGGAGGAGTAA
- a CDS encoding DNA polymerase III subunit: protein MNLDTFIGQKEIVFTLKKALKNPFHAYIFEGEKGLGKKLLARIFSKHILCENKSSCGVCKSCHLFDASSHPDFKIIKRQEDKKEISVESVREIIKDLSRGPIFSDRKVFVIEEGEELSTSAQNALLKTLEEPPPYAIFIITCNNIERLLPTVISRSVVLSFKRYSASEIARILSQNNLEPKDYIIKLCKGNPKITLDFYNKEVQNKRDYIFDKILQYDGAGFGLIKEFESEFEKFKNDFEFLFENIIYFLRDALLYKKTKSIELITNTDKLEKIIQFSNKHTITHIYRLLQDFMVLDRYPDANVVSENVLDMIFLKLSGG from the coding sequence ATGAACTTAGATACGTTCATTGGTCAAAAAGAGATTGTATTTACACTAAAAAAGGCACTGAAAAATCCTTTTCATGCTTATATATTTGAAGGAGAAAAAGGGCTCGGGAAAAAGCTTTTGGCAAGGATATTCTCAAAACACATTCTATGTGAAAACAAATCTTCATGTGGAGTTTGTAAATCCTGTCATCTTTTTGATGCATCTTCACATCCGGACTTTAAAATTATAAAAAGGCAGGAAGATAAAAAAGAGATTTCGGTTGAGAGCGTTCGAGAGATTATAAAAGACCTGTCAAGAGGTCCGATTTTTTCTGACAGGAAAGTATTTGTAATCGAAGAGGGCGAGGAGCTTTCAACAAGTGCTCAAAATGCTCTTTTAAAAACACTGGAAGAACCTCCACCTTATGCAATTTTTATAATCACATGCAACAATATTGAAAGACTTTTGCCAACCGTAATCTCACGATCTGTTGTGCTTTCGTTTAAGAGATATTCTGCCTCTGAAATAGCAAGAATTTTGAGTCAGAATAATCTTGAGCCAAAAGACTACATAATAAAACTTTGCAAAGGTAATCCTAAAATTACTCTTGATTTTTACAACAAAGAAGTTCAAAATAAAAGAGATTATATTTTTGATAAAATTCTTCAATATGATGGCGCAGGCTTTGGTTTGATAAAAGAGTTTGAGAGTGAATTTGAAAAGTTTAAGAATGATTTTGAATTCTTATTTGAAAACATTATATACTTTCTGAGAGATGCTCTTTTGTACAAAAAGACAAAGAGTATTGAACTTATCACCAATACAGACAAATTAGAAAAGATTATACAATTTTCTAACAAACACACAATTACCCATATATACAGGCTTTTGCAGGATTTTATGGTTCTGGATAGATATCCTGATGCGAATGTTGTTTCAGAAAATGTTCTTGATATGATTTTTTTAAAACTATCAGGGGGCTAA
- a CDS encoding FumA C-terminus/TtdB family hydratase beta subunit: MKRLYIPVSNDEEIKSLKAGQEVLVSGRLFVARDAAHKRLFEMIQRGQDISINFKNGAIYYMGPCPEKPGEVIGPCGPTTAGRMDIYTPLMLELGVKVLIGKGKRSQQVKEAIKKHSSVYLATFGGAAVLIQSCVKSQRVVMFEELGAEAIREIEVEDLPCIVAVDSQGEDIYEIGPGKYAGNFK, translated from the coding sequence TTGAAGAGGCTCTACATTCCGGTATCAAATGATGAGGAGATAAAGAGTTTAAAAGCAGGGCAAGAGGTTCTTGTCAGCGGCAGGCTCTTTGTTGCACGGGATGCCGCGCATAAAAGGCTTTTTGAGATGATACAAAGGGGGCAGGATATTTCTATTAACTTTAAAAATGGTGCTATTTACTATATGGGACCGTGCCCTGAAAAGCCCGGCGAGGTGATAGGACCCTGCGGTCCTACAACAGCCGGAAGAATGGATATATATACCCCTTTGATGCTTGAACTTGGTGTAAAAGTTTTGATAGGGAAGGGCAAAAGAAGTCAACAGGTAAAAGAAGCTATAAAGAAGCACAGCAGTGTTTACCTTGCCACGTTTGGCGGTGCTGCAGTTTTGATTCAAAGCTGTGTGAAGTCACAGAGGGTTGTCATGTTTGAAGAACTCGGGGCTGAGGCAATAAGAGAGATTGAGGTTGAAGATCTGCCTTGCATTGTTGCAGTAGATTCACAGGGAGAAGATATATATGAGATTGGACCGGGAAAGTATGCAGGAAATTTTAAATAA
- the ilvN gene encoding acetolactate synthase small subunit yields the protein MKYTLSVLVENHPGVLSRVAGLFSRRGFNIDSLAVGVTEDPAISRMTIVVNGDDYIVEQVTKQLNKLIDVIKVKKLDPKEAVERELALIKVNASSQTRSDIIQITEIFRANIVDVSKETLTIEISGDEDKIDALIELLKQYGIREVVRTGLIAIERGNKVISKNKSEEDE from the coding sequence GTGAAGTACACACTTTCTGTTCTGGTTGAAAACCACCCGGGTGTTTTGTCAAGGGTTGCCGGGCTTTTTTCAAGGAGGGGTTTTAACATCGACAGCCTTGCAGTTGGTGTTACAGAGGACCCTGCAATATCACGCATGACAATTGTTGTGAACGGTGATGACTACATTGTTGAGCAGGTGACAAAGCAGCTAAACAAGCTGATTGATGTGATAAAGGTCAAAAAGCTTGACCCGAAAGAGGCTGTTGAAAGGGAGCTTGCACTCATCAAGGTAAATGCCAGCTCTCAAACGCGATCAGACATTATCCAGATTACAGAAATATTCAGAGCAAATATTGTTGATGTTTCAAAAGAGACACTTACAATTGAAATCTCCGGCGATGAGGACAAGATTGATGCGCTGATAGAGCTTTTAAAACAGTATGGAATTCGTGAGGTAGTCCGCACAGGACTTATTGCAATAGAGCGCGGAAATAAAGTGATATCAAAAAATAAATCTGAGGAGGATGAGTAA
- a CDS encoding aminotransferase class I/II-fold pyridoxal phosphate-dependent enzyme, which translates to MRLDRESMQEILNNLKILNSLKNYNYQRLHMPGHKGIEEIFPDSIKNAYPYFDVTETIYTDDLLNPSGFIKEFLEDINDFFGSGYSFLSLQGSTHLLQSCIAALSKPFGSILINRDAHRSIYSIAKILKLDIDYIFPQYDSRLGIYTYINAEEFEKSLRETKSEIVIITSPSYYGVNQDIKTFAKLSKRYNKKLIVDQAHGGYYKFAGKQTALDEGADICIVSLHKTLPCPNQSALLLSNLNDNRRLSEILVSLHTSSPSFVLLMWSEYGIEFSKRFGKRLYHDVLRMLDEISLPVLIYTNHRLRNVDKLKLLLNFRDLGFGLEDIKALLSKYSIVPESIDAGRILFYFSFMDSLSNFENLKSFFYDIISKKDKLKEETFSLPPRPKKVLKIYEVDEYKKTKLKLKDAAGRVCAKAIVPYTPGCPVVVEGEVIDKDAIEYLAAIFGNHFIEENEVDVIDER; encoded by the coding sequence ATGAGATTGGACCGGGAAAGTATGCAGGAAATTTTAAATAACTTGAAGATTTTAAATAGCCTCAAAAATTACAACTATCAGCGACTTCATATGCCGGGGCACAAAGGAATAGAAGAAATTTTCCCGGATAGCATCAAAAATGCGTATCCGTATTTTGATGTCACAGAGACAATTTACACAGATGACCTTCTGAATCCGTCGGGGTTTATAAAAGAATTTCTGGAAGATATAAATGACTTTTTTGGCTCAGGATATTCATTTTTGTCTCTTCAGGGCTCAACACACCTTCTTCAATCCTGTATAGCTGCGTTATCAAAGCCTTTTGGCAGCATACTTATAAACAGGGATGCGCACAGGAGCATTTACAGCATTGCAAAGATTTTAAAGCTTGACATAGATTACATCTTCCCACAGTATGACTCAAGACTCGGGATTTACACATATATAAATGCCGAGGAGTTTGAAAAGAGTTTAAGAGAAACAAAGTCAGAGATTGTTATAATCACCTCTCCATCATACTATGGGGTAAATCAGGATATAAAGACTTTTGCCAAACTTTCCAAAAGATATAATAAGAAACTAATAGTGGACCAGGCTCACGGGGGATATTACAAATTTGCGGGCAAACAGACAGCTTTAGATGAGGGGGCGGACATATGTATTGTAAGTCTTCACAAGACACTGCCCTGTCCGAACCAGTCGGCTCTGCTTTTGTCGAATTTAAATGACAATAGAAGGCTGAGTGAGATTCTTGTAAGCCTTCACACATCAAGTCCGTCGTTTGTGCTTTTGATGTGGAGTGAGTATGGGATAGAGTTTTCAAAAAGGTTTGGCAAAAGGCTGTATCACGATGTTTTAAGGATGTTAGATGAGATCTCTCTGCCGGTTTTGATATATACAAACCACCGGTTGAGAAATGTAGATAAGTTGAAGCTTCTTTTAAATTTTAGGGACTTGGGCTTTGGGCTTGAAGATATAAAAGCGCTTCTTTCCAAGTACTCCATTGTACCCGAGTCAATTGATGCGGGGAGGATTCTATTTTATTTTTCCTTTATGGATAGCCTTTCTAACTTTGAAAATTTGAAAAGCTTTTTTTATGATATAATAAGTAAAAAAGATAAATTGAAAGAAGAAACATTTTCTCTGCCACCAAGGCCGAAAAAGGTTTTGAAGATTTATGAAGTGGATGAATACAAAAAGACAAAGCTGAAGCTAAAAGATGCAGCCGGGCGAGTATGTGCAAAGGCAATAGTTCCTTACACGCCTGGCTGTCCTGTGGTGGTTGAGGGTGAGGTCATAGATAAAGATGCTATAGAGTACTTAGCAGCTATCTTTGGGAATCACTTTATAGAAGAGAATGAGGTTGATGTAATTGATGAGAGGTAA
- the cimA gene encoding citramalate synthase translates to MADNREIIIYDSTLRDGAQAGGISFTLEDKLKIVDRLDKFGVKFIEAGNPGSNVKDQEFFARVKKMNLKNAKLIAFGSTRRVGIDVKDDPNIKSLIAADTEAVAIFGKSWDFHVKEVLKTTEEENLQMIYDTIKYLKSLGKYVVFDAEHFFDGYKNNRSYALETLKVAKEAGADSLDLCDTNGGTFPMDIYNITKEVVQMFPDTLIGIHCHNDTGMAVANSIMAVLAGARQVQGTINGYGERCGNADLITLIPNLQLKLGFKCVPDESIKHLTSLSRYVAEIANMIPNERAPYVGAYAFTHKAGMHIDAVKKNPASFEHINPEIVGNTRRIVLSEVAGRSTVLDKIREIDPTVTKDSPVTKDIIDELKRLENEGYQFESAEASFEMLIRKKLGLYQPFFTLKEFKVLINEPAVDYSSSAIVKIAVDGVTAITAAEGDGPVHALDSALRKALEKFYPELKEVHLVDYKVRVLNAETATAAKVRVLIESTDGKDTWTTVGVSTDIVNASWIALVDSLEYKLCKEKALK, encoded by the coding sequence TTGGCAGATAACAGGGAGATTATCATCTATGACTCAACGCTCAGAGATGGTGCCCAGGCCGGCGGAATTTCATTTACCTTAGAGGACAAGCTGAAAATTGTGGACAGGCTTGACAAATTCGGGGTCAAATTCATTGAAGCAGGGAATCCGGGCTCCAATGTCAAAGACCAGGAGTTTTTTGCAAGAGTAAAGAAGATGAATCTTAAAAATGCAAAGCTTATTGCATTTGGGTCAACAAGGCGTGTTGGTATTGATGTAAAAGATGATCCCAATATAAAATCGCTCATCGCGGCAGATACCGAAGCGGTTGCAATTTTTGGGAAGTCCTGGGATTTTCATGTTAAAGAGGTTTTGAAAACTACAGAAGAGGAAAATCTGCAGATGATTTATGACACCATAAAATATCTAAAGTCTCTGGGCAAATACGTGGTGTTTGACGCTGAACATTTCTTTGATGGGTACAAAAACAATAGAAGTTATGCTCTTGAGACTTTGAAGGTTGCAAAAGAGGCAGGAGCAGATTCTCTGGACCTTTGCGATACAAACGGCGGAACATTTCCCATGGACATCTACAACATCACAAAAGAGGTTGTTCAGATGTTTCCGGACACCTTAATAGGAATTCACTGTCACAATGACACAGGCATGGCTGTTGCAAATTCCATCATGGCAGTGCTTGCCGGTGCACGTCAGGTTCAGGGGACAATCAATGGCTATGGTGAGCGATGTGGAAATGCGGATTTGATCACGCTTATTCCAAATCTTCAGCTAAAGCTTGGGTTTAAATGTGTGCCCGATGAGAGTATCAAGCACCTTACATCTCTTTCAAGGTATGTTGCAGAGATTGCCAATATGATACCAAACGAAAGAGCACCATATGTTGGGGCGTATGCATTTACTCACAAGGCCGGTATGCATATTGATGCTGTCAAGAAAAACCCGGCGTCGTTTGAGCATATCAACCCCGAGATTGTTGGAAATACAAGAAGAATAGTGCTGTCTGAGGTTGCGGGAAGATCTACAGTTCTTGATAAAATCCGCGAGATTGACCCGACAGTTACAAAAGACTCACCTGTGACAAAAGATATTATAGATGAGCTAAAGCGTTTGGAGAATGAAGGGTATCAGTTTGAGTCTGCAGAGGCTTCGTTTGAGATGCTAATCAGAAAAAAACTCGGGCTTTACCAGCCGTTCTTTACACTGAAAGAATTCAAGGTGCTGATAAACGAGCCGGCAGTGGACTACAGCTCATCCGCAATTGTCAAGATTGCGGTGGATGGTGTCACAGCAATTACAGCAGCTGAAGGCGATGGACCTGTTCATGCCTTGGATAGCGCTTTGAGGAAGGCTTTAGAAAAGTTCTACCCGGAGCTAAAAGAGGTTCACCTTGTTGACTACAAGGTAAGAGTTTTAAATGCCGAGACAGCAACCGCTGCAAAGGTTCGTGTATTGATTGAGTCAACAGACGGCAAGGATACATGGACAACCGTAGGTGTTTCAACAGACATTGTCAATGCAAGCTGGATTGCCCTTGTTGACTCTTTGGAGTATAAACTTTGCAAGGAGAAGGCTTTGAAATAA